ctccacccccgcccctgcccacctACTTGTGGCCCTCCCggccttccctccacccccacccctgcccagccacCTTCAGCCCTCCtggccttccctccacccccacccctgcccacctaCTTGTGGCCCTCCCGgccttccctccacccccgcccctgcccacctACTTGaggccctccccaccttccctccacccccacccctgcccacccccctgtGACCCACACCACCTTCCCACCACCTCCACTCCTGCCCACCCGCAGCCCATCACCCTTATCGAAGCTGTCCCCTGGAAGTCTCCTGACCCCTGCACCTCTCCCCCACACTCCATACCTCCCCCCAGAGGTCCCAGAGCgagccccagcccctctccactTGTTGTCCCCATCCTGCCACCTCCCCAATTCCCCGAGGCACTGCCACTGAGTCCAGGCTCGGAGGGACCTTGGGCCCCCACTCTGGCTTCCCATCCGTGGTGCCCAGGACCCCTCTCAGGAGATTCTgaggctctgcccctcctctggcccTTCCCATCGTGCCCTGCGCCCTGACTGCACTCCTGCTATACAGACCAGCCTGAGCCTGTGGCATCGTCCTGGCCCAGGTCTGCATCAAAGCCGTAAGAGTGGACCTTCCTCCCCCTGTCCCTGAGCCCCCCAGCCAgggcccctccccagccacagTTGGGCCCTCCCACCAGCCCCCATCATCCCTGCTCACTATGGGGCTCAGGAGCCACAGTGGGCCAGACGCCAAGGGCCCTCTTAGAAGCTGCCGGCCCCTCGGGGGTGGGATGAGGGCCCGCGAGGGTGGGGAGCGGGTCAGACGGGCTCTCCTGGGCAGGCCAGGCCACCTCTCTGTTAACCCCCAGCTCCCATCACGGAGCAGCACTCGGCAGGCCTCCGCACCCCACCGCGGCTCGCTCCAGGCAGAGACCCCGCCcgcttccccttccccttgccGGTCTTGTGCCCCGGCTCTGGCCTTCCTTTGCTCTTCTCAGCCCCTGACGGCCACAGGGGCCGAGGAGGACACGGCTCCAGCCATGTCATAGCAGCCAGTGAGCAGCACAGGGCTCAGAGTGGGGACCCCCGGCCGGTAACACTCACGGCCACGGGGGCCGGTGTGCCCACGAGCCCCCTGTGCGCACCTTCAGGTGACCGAAGGTCAGGCCGGGGCTCTGGCCGCCGTCGCGCCAGCTCTCGTGGTTGACCCGGTCCAGGATGGAGAGGCCGTCTAGACGGTGGCCCGGGAGGGAGCCCAGCGCACCAAGCAGCCTGGTGAGCAGGTAGTCAGTGGAGACCCTGCGGGCCGGGACAGCACACATACTCGGTCAGCATCGGGGCTCCGGCCAGCCGTCCAGGGACACGCTGCATCCCCAGAAAGGAAGGCCCCCAGCCGTGGCCTCCCCGGGATCAGGTCTTGAGCCCCACAGAATGGTCCAGGCCACGGCAGGGACTATGCCACTGCACTCGGCCCGGCCCAGCCCCACGAATGTCATCCACTGCCAGGGATTAACTGTGAGAGCGACCCCTGCTTACTTCAGCCCCGGGCTGCGTTCCCGGGCGTGGGAGCCAGTGGGCATCACCCTGGCCAAACCACGGCGGCCTTGCTGTTTAAGTCCTGTCAGAGCTGGATGGGGCTCGGTCCCCGGCCCTTGGTTCGGGGTCTCAAGGGGAGCTCAGCCTCTGCCCCACGTCCCCTACTCTGTCTTTCCTGCTCACGGACACCAACTCGGGGTCTCCCTTTGCCGGccggagagggaggggaaggggcatcCGCACCTCCCCCAGCTCGCAGACTCCTGGGgtggagacggggggggggggcccacagGGGCTGCTGGGGCTCTGGGGCCAGGCGGGGGCGGGGACACCACAGGTGGCGGTCTCCTGGCGGGAGGACCTACCGTCTCCTAATGGGGAAGGGCCACCGGGACAGGAAATGCTAGCAAATTCCCGGTGCGATCGCATCCCCCACCTCACTGTGTGGACACCCCTCCCGACTGTCCCCGGAACCTGTGGGACCCTGGGTGAGTCACCCGGCCTCTGGTGTCCAGAGCCTTCTGCGTTTCTCTGAGTGTCCCCTCACAGCCCGCCCTGGCCCCCGGCTCGGGCGGCAGGGGGCACGGCTCCACCCTCCCCGCAGCTCCAAGAGGGGCGAAGCTGGCGGTGGGCAGTGATGACCCCACGTCCCCCAGAGATCCCAGGGACGTCAGCGTGGCACAGAAGCCTatggggcagaggcggggggagggggtccccgCAGACCTTCCTGCCCGGAGTGGGAAGAACAGGGGGGTGGCAGCCCCCTTCCCGCCGGCTCCCCAGGACCCCACAGACCCCAGGACGCGTGTCCGACCTCCAGTGCTGGGCACTGGCTGGCACCAGGGCCGCTTCTTGGCTGATGATCCTTTTCAAGCTGCCTTCAGGGAACCCGCGCATCCACTGAGCCCTCTCCAGGGCGGGCACCCAGAGCTTTCTCCGCACCATGGGCACGATGTTGAACCGGATGGTTCGCCAGCCGCTAGACACGAGCAGGGACAGGTGGGACTCCTTCTCCTCCAGGCTGTCCGCGTTCAGAGAACCTGCAACAGCCCGCCGTGCCCTGGAACCCTCATCTCAGACGGCCCCCCGCGCCTCTGGGAAGGGGCTGGGCAGGTGAAGGACAGGGCCAGACCCGGGACGGCTCGGGGTTAACACACGTGACCCCAGAGGCCCGGTGTCGGCAGATGCGTGCCTGGTGCCCCGCGCCCAGGAGGGCCTGGATCCAAAGGCTGACAGTGGACGCGCCTGGCTTCCACTCCACACCCCGGGTCCCCAGAGCCACACGCCAGATGGCGCATTCCAGTGAAGATGCTTCCCGCTCCCGTCACCCCTCGGACCCAGCCCAGCACCCgcacccagagcccagagcccccaGACCACCCAGGAGGGGACATTCCAAGGGTGACAGGGCTGGAGGCTGGCGAGGCGGAGACACTCGGGGATGACCCGGGGCCCTCTGGCCTTCCTCCTCAGCTGTCCCTTCCCCCCCAGTAAACAAACTAATaccacagagagaggaggggagctgAGCAGTGTGGGGGACACTCCTGTCACCGGCCCTTACCAACCCCAGCCAACGCCAGACTCGGAGACGTCCCTCCTTCCCCCCGCAGCACTGCCCAGTGAGGGTGCTGGTCAGGGGTCAGGGGACCAACCGTCTGGGAGCCATGTCCCAAAGGGAACCCCCAACGTGTGCCTTGAAAATAGGTCTCTGCAGGGACGGAGCACGGGGGGTGGGACTCCTCACGTCCTACAGCGGCACGCAGCCCGCCCTGGCCCACCCACGGCGTGGGGGTCTTGTAGGAAGGAGCCTGGGCCCCGTTATGCAGACCGCTCCCCCCAAACCCCTGTGGGGTGTTCCAGGTCCTGGCCCTGCCACCGGACCACTCCATCGCCTacatgggcctcagtttccccatcggttacaggaaggaaggagctcAGTGACCCCTGGCCCCTTCCAATTCAGGGTTTGAGGCACTTGTCATCCAGAGCCACTACTGGTGGCTTCATTTCCCTTCCTACCATTGGTCACACATTCTGTCCCGGAGGCGGCTTGGAGGGCGGCCAGCCACACCCGCAGCCTGGCCCAGCCACTCCCTGCCTCAGCCCCCAGCCCGGTCTCACCGGTTTGTTCCCAGGTGCGGGCAGCCTGAACCTCGTCACCTGGGGTTGCTCTGCTTCCCTTTTAAGGTAAGTGACTGGGAGCGATGCTTGGAATTTCCCTGCGTGCCCAGCTCGGCCCCTTGGGCGTggctcccagcctcctctgctttctcggccggccggggggggggggggggcggtggggaccTGGGAGTGGCAGCTCAGAGTGTGCCTGAAAGGCCCAGGGCTGGGCCATCCCAGCAGGCGGGGCAGACGGCCTGCAGGTGACAGGGCCAGGTGGGCATGGCCACCGTAGATCGTGGAAGAAGACAGCAGTGGCCCTGCCAAGTCACCTGCGGTAATTGAAAGGTTCAGAAGATGACCAGAGAAGATGTCCAAGGGGCCTGATGACAGGTTCCGGCTGCCCTGGGAGGGCTCTATCTACCGTCAGCTCTGAGAGGGTGGCCACCCGCCCGGGTCTCCAGGCAGGTCTGGAGAGGGGCCAGGGTTGGACGTCGCCCCTCTTGCCGTCGGGAGACCGTCCAGAAGCCTCTCTGAGCAGCCCGGGGCAGGCCACTGTCCCCGCGACGGGCTGACCGTCCACCCCCGTTCTCTGACGTTATGAAAGACACGAGGACCAGGCGGCTGCCACCGCCATGGCCTGTTCCTTCCCAAGGGAAACGGGACTTCTGTTTGCGTCCCCACTTCTCTGCCAGGACAACCCGATGTATTTGCTCTGGCCCCCAGGAGGGTGCTCTGCTGTCCTGGGCCTGCACCCGCTGCACCCACGCACCCACGCTGTCTTCCCGCTCCGTGCACTGTGACCAGATGCCGGAAGCGGGGACGCCCGTCATGCTGAGCTGGAACTGATAACAGAACCACCTGCCCAGAACTAGCGCAGGGACCGCCATCAAGCAGGTCAGCGGGAAACCCCGTGCCCCGGACTTAGCTTCTAGCTGTTCGTCAAGTAACATCCGTTAACGTGTTACCGCCAAAGTCACCATGTGAAAATCAGGCAACGTGGAAATGGGTGACCTGCGTTCTTAGAAGTGTTTGGAACCAGAAAGGATCTCAGAGCGGGATCCCCCAGCCCGTGTGCCCTGACACCCACTGAGCCATCGCGCGtctgtgcacacgcacgcacacgcacacccacTGAGCCATCGCGCGTCTGTGCACACGCATGCAGACGCACACCCCCTGAGCCATCGCGTGTCTGTGCACACGCACGCAGACGCACACCCCCTGAGCCATCGCGAGtctgtgcacacgcacgcacacgcacacctACTGAGCCATCGCGCGTCTGTGCACACGCACGCAGACGCACACCCCCTGAGCCATCGCGAGTCTGTGCACACGCACGCAGACGCACACCCCCTGAGCCATCGCGAGtctgtgcacacgcacgcacacgcacaccccCTGAGCCATCGCGAGTCTGTGCACACGCACGCAGACGCACACCCCCTGAGCCATCGCGAGtctgtgcacacgcacgcacacacacaccgcaGCACACGCGCGTGCCCAGTGTGTCCCACCCGCTACCTGGCGTGACGAGGCTCTGGTGTCTGCAGTGCACCACGGACGCCACCAGAAGGTCCTTGAGGACGCGCAGGACCTTGCTGGGCGCGATGTGGCCGCGGCACCCGGCGCCACCCTCGGAGGAGACGCTGAGGACGTCATCGGCCATCCGCCGTTCCGGGCGGGCCCCTTCCCTGGAGACACCCAGGCGGCAGGGCGCAGGGCCGTCGCCCGCCTCGGCGGCCCCCACCTCCTCGATCAGCAGGGCGTCCGCCTCCACCCGCAGGGGCACCTCCACGTGCAGGGGCTCCTCCGAGGTGCGCAGGGCAAACTGGAAGGCCTCCAGGTCACGGGAGTAGTCCACGAGGAAGCGGGGGTCCAGGTGGTGCACGTGCTCCAGCACCGTGAGCAGCACGTTCTCCGCGCGCTGGAAGTCCTGTGCCCGCCGTGCCCCCCGCGAGCGGATGGCCTGCAGGTAGTGCTGCCACAGGGGCACCTGCACGGCCATGGCCGGGGCGGGTGTGGACGGGACGGGGGGAGGCACCGGCCGGGCGAGGAGCACTCTTCGGGCGGGCCGGCTCCCCCGAGAAGCAGAATTCCAGAGTGATGGGGGCTGCGGGCCTGACCCAGACCTTTGAAGCGAGGCTGAGTCAGTCACCGACAATTAGGAATGTCACCGCCGCCCGCCCGCAGCCTtgggcggggaggcggggcctGGTCACCACCCAGCCCGGGGCCTCCCTCCTGTCACGCTGACTCCGCCTCTTGGGCCCAAGGCCCCTTCAGGCTCCCGACCGCCCCGGAGAAAAATCAGTCGGCACCGCCACTCGGGGTGTGGCCACCTCCCGCCCCGCTGTCCTGGAGGTGGGGACCCCGTTCCTGGCGCCCCCCACCCTCATGCCAGCAGCCGCGGGGTGTCTGTGGCATGCGGGCCTCCCTGCGAGCCTGGGGGAGGGCCGCGTGGCATCCCATCGCTCGGAAGAGAAAGGTGAGGCCCGGGAGGTGGCCTCCCCAGACCTCCTGCGTGGGAGGCAGCTGGAAATCAGCGCTGGGGCTGTTTCCACGGCGACCTGAGCAGCCCCCTCGGGCACCTGTGCCCCCCTGCGAGCTCTGGAGCCGCCGCAGCCCGCTGTGAATCCTGCCTCCTCTCCCGTCAGGGCCACACGTCCAACCCCCCGGCCGGCCCGAGGCCCTCAAGCTGCCTGCCCCCCAGCCCGCACCCACCTGGCTCTGCGGCGGGAGCTCCAGGAGCCGTCTCCCGGCCCCTCCTCGCTGGGCGGAAAGCCTCGCCCTGCCGAACCCCTCCGGCGCTGTGCTGGGAGCGCTGCCCGGCCCGGCCCGTCTCCCCGCTCAGGGCCGGGCAAGTCCCAACCAGCAGGGGGGGCCGCCCCCGCTGACCCTTGGCCCTGCTGGGCTGGCCCGGGACGCTGGGTGCTCCTGCCGGGGTGTCTGCAAACAGCGAACCTGGACGTAGCCCCCAGCAAGGCATCCTGGAGACGCTGCCCTGCAGCCCTCCAGCGGCGGCCTCGCCCCTACCCACACAGGGGCCTCAGACGCCGGGTTGCTgcaggcagagcctggagccaagaTGCTCACTTCCTGGTGCTCGGAAGCCCCGGTGACTGGCTCTCTCTTTCCGCACCTCCCCGGTCGGGGAGCTCACCACCTCACAGAGCAGCCCATGGCACGGCCAAACAAGAGACCGATTTCCTGCCTTAACCTTGGCCCCATCCTGTCCTCTGGGGTTGCCCAGAGCACGTCCGTCCCTCTCCCAGGGCAGCTGCTGCCTGTCAAGGACCCAGACTCCCTTGGCCTGCCTCACACCCCACCTATACCCCGTTCTGTTGCCCCCACACACTCTGCCCTGGCCCCTGCGTCTTCGTGGGACCCTGACCTATGGGGCATTGCTGCAGAGGCGCTGGGAACTGCGgtcctgaccctgaccctgggTCACGGGGTCCCGTCTGTACCCTGGCTCCGCCGTCTGTGACCCGATGATCCCATGTCCCTTCAGCTTCTTTTCGCGGGAACCTCACGGCAATCCCGAAGTCACCCGGGAGACCCTGACGCCCCATCTTCCAAAGTGCCCACTCTGGGGACGATGCCGCAGGGACCTTCCCCATCGGGGGCAACCCCCACATTGTGCCCCTAACCCCCTGTCATCCGGGGAGCTCTCCTCCCTTGCCCCCTGCGGCCCCCTCTTCTGGACAGTGACACAGAAGCGCCCGAGGCCTGC
This Lynx canadensis isolate LIC74 chromosome C1, mLynCan4.pri.v2, whole genome shotgun sequence DNA region includes the following protein-coding sequences:
- the MAB21L4 gene encoding protein mab-21-like 4, whose protein sequence is MAVQVPLWQHYLQAIRSRGARRAQDFQRAENVLLTVLEHVHHLDPRFLVDYSRDLEAFQFALRTSEEPLHVEVPLRVEADALLIEEVGAAEAGDGPAPCRLGVSREGARPERRMADDVLSVSSEGGAGCRGHIAPSKVLRVLKDLLVASVVHCRHQSLVTPGSLNADSLEEKESHLSLLVSSGWRTIRFNIVPMVRRKLWVPALERAQWMRGFPEGSLKRIISQEAALVPASAQHWRVSTDYLLTRLLGALGSLPGHRLDGLSILDRVNHESWRDGGQSPGLTFGHLKTVLLWASALFPAPEDWAELQGAVYRLLVVLLCCLATGNLPHFVYPKRNLLSDAGLDLNALYQRVERFASQPEASLRIHVTHLGRGPPPRIGNGVKALLQLPAGDPAYWATAYFDVLLDKFQVFNIQDEDRISAMQSIFRKTKTLDGKEC